The DNA region TGCCCTCCGGGGTCGGCGGTGTGCACGCGTGCGCTGCGAGCCGCGGCGCGTTCCAGCTCCGGGATTTCAAAGCTGCCGTTCTCGAGGACGTGCAGCAGATCGTTGGGCAGATCGATGTCGCTCTTGTCCAGCTCGTCGATGAGGAGGACACGTGGGCGCTCGTAGGGCAGGAGCGCCGTGCCCAGCGGCCCCAAGGTGATGAAGTCGCCCAGAGAGGGCGGTTTGCGGCTGTCGGCCGGCGGCTCCGCACCGGCCTCGCCGGACCGAACGGCACCGCCGCCCTCGCCGTCCGTTTCGGCTGCCGCGGCCGCCTTCTGATCCGCGGCCATGTTCAGCCCGGCCTGCCATGCGGCGATGGCCTGTGCGCGTCCCATCGCGTCGTGGACGTAGAGGCCGTCCCGCAGCACCGTGCGACTGACGACACTCCATTCCAGAACCCGGCCCAGGCCCATCTCGCGCGAGACGAGGTACGCGAGTGTGGATTTGCCGATGCCCGGGGGCCCGGTGACCAGCAGCGGACGCCGCAGCACCAGCGCGGCGTTGACGATGTCGATCTCGTCGGGACCCAGTTGGGGGATCGTGTCGCCGAGTCCCAGACGGCGCAGCGCGGCCTCCTCCCCGCCCGGCGGCGGAGGCTGCACCGGGGTTCCGCGGAACCGGCGCCAGGGCGGCGCCGTGGGCAGCGCCGGCGGCTGGTCCCGGGGCGGGAGTCCACTGGCCTCGAACACCCGCCAGCCGTTCGCGCCCGTCTGCTCGTGTGCGGTCATGCCGGAGCCTCCTCGCTGGCGAGATCGCCGGGATCGGTGGTCTGGATGTCGACGAGTCGTGTGGGGTCGTCCCAGAAGAAGGCAATGTGCCTTCCCAGAAGCAGCGGACCTTGAGGATTGGCTTCGGCCTTTCGGCGAAGGCGGTGGACGGCCATCGGAACCTGCGCGGGCGTCGGCACTGACGCGAACACGGCGGTCACTACTTCCCGCCGCTCATCGAGGAAAACGCCCCTGCGATCCCAGACCGCCAGACCTATGCCCTCGGCGATGGCTGCCTTCAGTGCCTCGAGTGCGAGCGGCTCGGCGGGGGCGTCCAGCACCACGGCCGTCCGGTCGTGTTCCTCGGCGAGCGACACCTGCCAGTCGTCGACCCGCAGGCCATCCGGCTCGCCCCAGCTCCGCACCGAGATCCCGTGTTGCTGCATGGTGCGCCAGCGCTCCCGCCACTGGTCCATGACGAGTACGTCATCGGTACGCATGCGATCCAGACTGCGTAGGTGCACCCCGTACCTCAGGCCGAGCGGAAGCGCGTTCCCGCCTCCGGTAGTGAGCCTCAGCCTGGCCACATCGTGGTTGAGGAGGTCATACGGAAGGACGAACTCGATGTACGGCGGTGGCTGTTCCCGGTCCTCCTGCTTTGGTTCGGGGCGAACCGCCCACAGCCGGGCCCCCTGGCGAAGCACACCTTCGACGGCGGGGCCGAGACGGCCGAGAGTCGTCGTGACGGGCTCACCGGGCTGCGGTTGCCAGCGTCCAGGCGCGGTGTTGAGCCAAGGGCGTACGACGATCTCGTCGGAACCGTCGCGGGCCGGTTCGACGGCCACGACCAGACAGCGCGGAATCTCGGGATCGTACTCGGTGGCGGCGCGCCGGGCCCGGCGTCGCTCCAGGGGCTCCAGCAGGTCCGCGTGCCGTGCCCATGCCTCGACCCAGTCCGAGAGTGCCTTGCGATGGTCGGCAGCCCCGACGAGCCGGGCGGCATGGTCGATCAGTAGTACGGCGGGCGGCAGTCCGTCCGGTTGGGCATTCAACTCGACCGTATAGGTGAAGAGTTGTTCGATGGTCCGCCCGATGGGGAGGTCCATACCGTGCAACTCCTCGACGAGTGCGTCCCGTAATCGGGTCGTCGGCACGTTCTCTCTGACAGCATTCAGAAGGGCGTGCGCGGTGCTCTCGTCGTAGCCGGACAGCGGGCCGGGCGGCGGCATCGAGGCGGATGGCGCGGTGGCGGAGTCGACCACCGCTTTCAACTCGGCAGCCGCCTCGGTCCCTTCGCAGACATCGACCACCCACACGAGTACGCGTTCCCCGCCCGGTGCGCTCAACGCGGCACGCACCAGTGTCACCACGTCCTCGCGGAGCCTGACGCCGCGCAGGTCGATGTGCTGGTGCAGCTGGTCTCCGAGCAGTACGGCGAACTGCCCTCGTCCGGAAGCGTCTTGCATGCAGCCCAGTTCGCAGAGCACCTCGGTCAGTCGCAACAACAGCTCAACTCCTGGCCCATGCCAGGAACTACCGCCGGACTCGTCGAAAGCCACGCCCGTCTCCACCGACTTTCCCCCATGAGTCGGTACGCCTGCCTGACCAAGCAGTGAAATTAGCATGGCAACTGACGGTTAACCAGGGACAAGGGATGCCGTGACTCCCTTTGCCGCACAGGGGTAAGAAGAGTTCGGAAGTGTCGGTTGGTGTGCGGCTCAGGTCTTCGGTGTTGGGACTCGACCGACTGCGCGCCGAGGGACCCCGTGTACCGGCGAACGGTCCTTGGGACGTGTACGCGTGAGCAGTCCGCCGACGCCTCAGACGGCGACGACCGTGACCCCCGCCTCCTCGAACCGCCGCACCATGTCCTCACTCACCGCCACGTCCGTGACCAGCGTGTCCACCGACTCCGCGGAGCAGATCAGGGCGAAGGCCCGCTGCCCGAGCTTGCTGGAGTCGGCAGCGACGATCACACGCTCGGCGCGCTCGCAGAGCAAGCGGTTGATCGCGGCCTCCGCCTCGTCCGTCGCAGCGGCGCCATGGGCCACGTCGAGGGCGACCACGCCGAGGACGGCCACGTCCAGGGTGATCTGGCCGAGTACGCCGTCGGCGAGAGGGCCGACGAGCTCGTACGACTGCGGGCGGGCGACGCCGCCGGTCAGCACGATCTTGAACTGGGGCCGCACCGCCAGCTCGTTGGCGATGTTGAGGGCGTTCGTGACGATCGTCAGGGCGGGCGAGCCGGACGCGAGATCACTGCGGACGGCCAGTGCGCGGGCCACCTCCGTGGTGGTCGTGCCACCGGTCAGGCCGACCGCCTCGCCGGGCGCGACGAGGTTCGCCACGGCCTTCGCGATGCGCTGCTTCTCGGAGGCGTGGCGGGCCGTCTTGTAGCGCAGCGGCAGCTCGTACGAGACGCCGTGCACGACCGCGCCGCCCCGGGTCCGTACGAGCATCTGCTGCTCGGCTAGCTGGTCGAAGTCGCGCCGGATCGTGGCCGCCGACACCGCCAGCTCGGCCGCCGCCTCCTCGACATCCAGCCGGCCCCGCTCCACGAGCAGCTCCAGCAGCGCCTGCCAGCGGGCGTCGCGCGACATCCGCACCCTCCGTCCGTCGATCCGGCCATCGACCCGTCCCTGGATCCGCCCATGGATCTGATCTTTCGGCGACCCTAACGCACACCGTTCACCCAGGAATGCTTGATTGTGCTCGAAACTTCGCTATATCTTGCAAGAACAATCATTCCAGCGGGGAGGTCGCGGGCGTGAGCCATGTCGAGAACGAGCTGAAGAGCCAGCCCGAGTGCTGGGTACGGGCCGCGGGGGAAGCCGCGGCCCACGGGGACGCGCTGCCCGCCGCGGGGGAGCGGGTGGCCGTCGTCGGATGCGGCACGTCGTGGTTCATGGCGCAGGCCGTCGCGGTGCTGCGTGAGCAGGCGGGCCAGGGCGAGACCGACGCCTTCGCCGCCTCCGAGTTCCCGCACGGCCGCTCGTACGACCGTGTGGTCGCCCTGACCCGCTCCGGCACCACCACCGAGGTGCTCGACCTGCTCGGCCGGCTGAAGGGGCGTACGCGCACGGTCGCGGTCACCGCGGATCCGCGAACTCCCGTGATGGAGGCGGCGGACGACATCGTCGTGCTCGACTACGCCGATGAGAAGTCCGTGGTGCAGACGCGGTTCGCGACCACCGCGCTCACCCTGCTGCGGGCCCACCTCGGGCTGCACACCGACGCCGTCGTCGCCGACGCCCGTACCGCGCTGGCGGAGCCACTGCCCGAAGGGCTCGTCGACTGCACGCAGTTCACGTTCCTGGGCCGAGGCTGGAGCGTGGGGCTCGCGAACGAGGCCGGGCTCAAGATGCGCGAGGCCTCACTCGCGTGGACCGAGGCCTATCCGGCGATGGAGTACCGGCACGGGCCGATCAGCGTGACCACCGAGGGAACCGCGACCTGGATGCTCGGCGAGGCACCCGAGGGGCTGGCCCAACAGGTCCGGGACACGGGCGCGTTGTGGGTCGAGGGCGGTCTCGACCCGCTCGCCGAACTCGTCCGCGCCCAGCGCCTCGCCGTGGCCGTCGCCGCGGCCCGCGGCCTCGATCCCGACCAGCCCCGCCACCTCACCCGCTCGGTCGTCCTCACCACACACTGAAGGGGGATTCCATGCCTCTCGCAGCAGCCGGAGAGCTGGTCGCCCGGGCGGCCGCGTCCCGCACCGCCGTCGCCGCGTTCAACGTCATCACGCTGGAACACGTCGAGGCCGTCGTCGCCGGCGCCGAGGTCGCGGAGGCGCCCGTCATCCTCCAAGTCAGCGAGAACGCGGTGAAGTTCCGCGGCGGACGGCTGCTCCCGCTGGCCCACGCCGCGAGCGCCGCCGCCGAACACGCCTCCGTGCCCGTCGGGTTGCACCTCGACCACGTCCAGAGCGACGAGCTGCTGCGACAGGCGGCCGGCGCCGGTTTCGGCTCCGTCATGTACGACGCGGCCCGCCTTCCGTACGCCGAGAACCTCGCGGCAACCCGGGCCGCCGCCGACTGGGCCCACGCCCAAGGGCTGTGGATCGAGGCCGAGTTGGGTGAGGTCG from Streptomyces sp. NBC_00258 includes:
- a CDS encoding AAA family ATPase; this encodes MTAHEQTGANGWRVFEASGLPPRDQPPALPTAPPWRRFRGTPVQPPPPGGEEAALRRLGLGDTIPQLGPDEIDIVNAALVLRRPLLVTGPPGIGKSTLAYLVSREMGLGRVLEWSVVSRTVLRDGLYVHDAMGRAQAIAAWQAGLNMAADQKAAAAAETDGEGGGAVRSGEAGAEPPADSRKPPSLGDFITLGPLGTALLPYERPRVLLIDELDKSDIDLPNDLLHVLENGSFEIPELERAAARSARVHTADPGGHALVQHGRVECLEFPVVLITSNGEREFPPAFRRRCLPLEMRTPTREQLLAIVERHLTTRPEGTEALVDLFVQRVQGGGTHALDQLLNAVQLTTAGGFQADGEGRKLVELLLRDLAKGR
- a CDS encoding DeoR/GlpR family DNA-binding transcription regulator, with the protein product MSRDARWQALLELLVERGRLDVEEAAAELAVSAATIRRDFDQLAEQQMLVRTRGGAVVHGVSYELPLRYKTARHASEKQRIAKAVANLVAPGEAVGLTGGTTTTEVARALAVRSDLASGSPALTIVTNALNIANELAVRPQFKIVLTGGVARPQSYELVGPLADGVLGQITLDVAVLGVVALDVAHGAAATDEAEAAINRLLCERAERVIVAADSSKLGQRAFALICSAESVDTLVTDVAVSEDMVRRFEEAGVTVVAV
- a CDS encoding SIS domain-containing protein; translated protein: MSHVENELKSQPECWVRAAGEAAAHGDALPAAGERVAVVGCGTSWFMAQAVAVLREQAGQGETDAFAASEFPHGRSYDRVVALTRSGTTTEVLDLLGRLKGRTRTVAVTADPRTPVMEAADDIVVLDYADEKSVVQTRFATTALTLLRAHLGLHTDAVVADARTALAEPLPEGLVDCTQFTFLGRGWSVGLANEAGLKMREASLAWTEAYPAMEYRHGPISVTTEGTATWMLGEAPEGLAQQVRDTGALWVEGGLDPLAELVRAQRLAVAVAAARGLDPDQPRHLTRSVVLTTH
- a CDS encoding VMAP-C domain-containing protein; its protein translation is MAFDESGGSSWHGPGVELLLRLTEVLCELGCMQDASGRGQFAVLLGDQLHQHIDLRGVRLREDVVTLVRAALSAPGGERVLVWVVDVCEGTEAAAELKAVVDSATAPSASMPPPGPLSGYDESTAHALLNAVRENVPTTRLRDALVEELHGMDLPIGRTIEQLFTYTVELNAQPDGLPPAVLLIDHAARLVGAADHRKALSDWVEAWARHADLLEPLERRRARRAATEYDPEIPRCLVVAVEPARDGSDEIVVRPWLNTAPGRWQPQPGEPVTTTLGRLGPAVEGVLRQGARLWAVRPEPKQEDREQPPPYIEFVLPYDLLNHDVARLRLTTGGGNALPLGLRYGVHLRSLDRMRTDDVLVMDQWRERWRTMQQHGISVRSWGEPDGLRVDDWQVSLAEEHDRTAVVLDAPAEPLALEALKAAIAEGIGLAVWDRRGVFLDERREVVTAVFASVPTPAQVPMAVHRLRRKAEANPQGPLLLGRHIAFFWDDPTRLVDIQTTDPGDLASEEAPA